One part of the Bacillus sp. FJAT-27916 genome encodes these proteins:
- a CDS encoding RNA 2'-phosphotransferase: MSLMKASRFMSMILRHKPDAIGISLDEHGWADVEELIKGVSKKYPFDRNILEEIVRTDDKQRYSFNEDKTLIRANQGHSIPVDVELEIVDPPEFLWHGTGEKYTESIERIGLVPKSRLYVHLSVDAEMAINVGKRHGKPVVYRVRSGEMSEQGYVFYRSKNGIWLTKAVPIEFLEKLR; the protein is encoded by the coding sequence ATGAGTTTGATGAAAGCGAGCAGGTTCATGAGTATGATTCTTCGGCATAAACCAGACGCGATTGGCATTTCCCTAGATGAACATGGATGGGCAGATGTTGAAGAATTGATTAAGGGTGTTTCTAAGAAATATCCCTTTGATAGGAATATACTAGAGGAAATTGTGCGAACAGATGATAAGCAAAGATACTCGTTTAATGAGGATAAGACTCTTATACGAGCAAACCAAGGGCATTCCATTCCAGTAGATGTAGAATTGGAGATCGTGGACCCGCCGGAGTTTTTATGGCATGGGACGGGAGAAAAGTACACGGAGTCCATTGAACGTATTGGACTCGTTCCAAAGAGTCGTTTGTATGTTCATCTGTCAGTTGATGCAGAAATGGCAATCAACGTAGGAAAACGCCATGGTAAACCGGTCGTCTATCGTGTACGCAGTGGTGAAATGAGCGAACAGGGGTATGTATTTTATCGTTCGAAAAATGGTATTTGGCTAACGAAAGCAGTGCCGATTGAGTTTTTGGAGAAGCTTCGTTAA
- a CDS encoding HAD family hydrolase, whose product MVKAIIFDLDDTLLWDQRSVKEAFAATCEAAREKYDLDPERLEEVVRMEAAKLYQSYETYAFTQMIGINPFEGLWGNFLDESDDFRQLAKVVPGYRKEAWVKGLKALGIDDPEFGADLAERFPKERRQHPFIYEDTFELLDSLQGRYQLLLLTNGSPDLQMTKLEITPEIAPYFDHVVISGAFGKGKPDPSIFEHALSLLGVTADEALMVGDNLMTDILGANRAGIPSVWVNRHERIAEEVKPVYEIKKLLQLNELLQRLQ is encoded by the coding sequence TTGGTAAAGGCGATTATATTTGATTTAGATGATACACTTCTATGGGATCAGCGGAGCGTAAAGGAAGCTTTTGCGGCAACATGCGAGGCAGCTAGGGAGAAATATGACCTAGACCCTGAGAGGCTTGAGGAGGTAGTCCGAATGGAGGCAGCCAAGCTCTATCAATCCTATGAGACATATGCATTTACGCAAATGATTGGTATCAATCCATTCGAGGGATTATGGGGAAATTTCCTTGATGAGTCTGATGATTTCAGGCAATTAGCTAAGGTTGTACCCGGTTACCGTAAAGAGGCATGGGTGAAGGGGCTGAAGGCGCTTGGAATTGATGACCCCGAATTTGGTGCTGATTTAGCCGAGCGCTTCCCAAAGGAGCGCAGGCAGCATCCGTTTATATATGAGGATACCTTTGAGCTTCTTGATTCTCTGCAGGGCCGCTATCAATTGCTGCTGCTGACAAATGGCTCACCCGATTTGCAGATGACCAAGCTTGAAATCACTCCGGAGATTGCTCCCTATTTTGATCATGTCGTAATCTCTGGAGCCTTTGGGAAAGGAAAGCCGGACCCGTCTATATTTGAGCATGCGCTCAGTCTGCTGGGCGTTACAGCTGATGAGGCCTTAATGGTAGGAGATAATTTGATGACCGATATTCTAGGGGCAAATCGAGCTGGTATTCCGTCTGTATGGGTGAACCGTCATGAAAGAATTGCGGAAGAAGTAAAGCCTGTATATGAAATTAAAAAACTTTTACAGTTAAATGAGTTGTTGCAAAGACTTCAGTGA
- a CDS encoding aspartate kinase yields MKVVKFGGTSLASGDQLEKVYDIVVSDDTRKLIVVSAPGKRFSKDIKVTDLLIATAQAWLEGSEDEDLFQAVINRYRSITDDLGMNEEVIERITADLLELLKGDRSNPEQFMDAIKASGEDNNAKLVAAYFQHKGVEASYVNPREAGLIVSSEPGNAQVLPESYERLSRLRERNGILIFPGFFGYTIDDRVMTFPRSGSDITGSILANAVKADLYENYTDVDAVFTVNPTIVDNPKEIQVLTYREMRELSYAGFSVLHDEALIPAFRAGIPVNIKNTNNPASLGTMIVSQKESSNGPVVGIASDNDFCSIYVSKYLMNREIGFGRKLLHILEELHLSYEHVPSGIDDLTVILRQNQLDHEREQIIVNRIKNELDADEVKVEHNLSLIMIVGEGMRSNVGTMARASRALADKGINIEMINQGSSEVSMMFGVKEAQEKLAVQALYEAFFTELPV; encoded by the coding sequence ATGAAAGTAGTGAAATTTGGCGGTACATCTCTTGCTTCTGGAGACCAGTTGGAGAAGGTATATGATATTGTCGTATCCGATGATACGAGAAAACTAATCGTTGTTTCTGCTCCGGGAAAGAGATTTTCGAAGGATATTAAAGTAACAGATTTATTGATTGCCACCGCTCAAGCCTGGCTTGAGGGAAGTGAGGATGAGGATTTATTCCAAGCCGTCATTAATCGCTACCGATCAATCACGGATGATTTAGGGATGAATGAAGAGGTGATTGAGCGAATTACGGCTGATTTGTTGGAGCTATTGAAGGGGGACCGCAGCAATCCAGAGCAGTTCATGGATGCCATTAAGGCGAGCGGGGAAGACAATAATGCGAAACTAGTCGCTGCTTATTTCCAGCATAAAGGGGTTGAGGCTTCCTATGTTAATCCGCGTGAGGCAGGCTTGATCGTGAGCAGCGAACCGGGAAATGCACAGGTGCTCCCTGAATCGTATGAAAGACTATCCCGCTTAAGGGAGAGGAACGGAATATTAATCTTCCCGGGCTTCTTCGGATATACAATCGATGACCGTGTCATGACATTCCCTCGCAGCGGATCCGATATTACAGGCTCCATCCTGGCAAATGCCGTAAAAGCGGATTTGTATGAGAATTATACTGATGTGGATGCGGTATTTACCGTTAATCCAACCATTGTTGATAACCCGAAGGAGATTCAGGTCTTAACTTACCGGGAAATGCGCGAGCTTTCTTATGCGGGCTTCAGTGTCCTTCATGACGAGGCGCTTATTCCTGCCTTCCGTGCCGGAATACCGGTTAATATAAAGAATACAAATAATCCCGCCTCTTTAGGCACAATGATTGTCAGCCAGAAGGAGAGTTCAAATGGACCGGTTGTTGGAATCGCTAGTGATAATGATTTTTGCAGCATCTATGTAAGCAAATACTTGATGAACCGGGAAATTGGCTTTGGCCGCAAGCTCTTGCACATATTAGAGGAGCTGCACCTATCCTATGAACATGTTCCATCCGGTATCGATGATTTGACTGTCATTCTGCGCCAAAATCAATTGGATCATGAGAGGGAGCAAATTATCGTCAATCGCATCAAGAATGAATTGGATGCGGATGAGGTAAAGGTTGAGCATAATTTGTCCTTAATCATGATTGTCGGTGAAGGAATGCGCTCCAATGTTGGTACAATGGCACGGGCATCTAGGGCTTTGGCTGATAAAGGCATTAATATTGAGATGATCAACCAAGGTTCCTCCGAGGTCAGCATGATGTTTGGCGTGAAGGAAGCTCAGGAGAAGCTTGCCGTCCAAGCACTTTATGAGGCGTTTTTTACGGAATTGCCGGTGTGA
- a CDS encoding GNAT family N-acetyltransferase yields the protein MVTIKGLKDCTLQDILSAWNRGFEGYFVKMEFSYEQFIKRMAQEELLAEHSILLYDGGIPVGIVLNGIREVHGEKQAWNGGTGIAPEYRGRGLGRLAIAECLRIYEQEGVKKATLEAIQDNHSAIHLYEKMGYKLVGRLMNYVCKNPILLKDTSSSYRAEFRAPAEIARLSFYDEHIPWQTLRRSIPNGEGLVMIDESGKECAYAIFQREWQEDGRLPAVYLYQLRIDAEAKPEAAKILLESVMQLKASSLYVVNLPLENDVMVEALKEIGFEETIGQVWMERIVVD from the coding sequence ATGGTGACCATCAAAGGATTAAAGGACTGTACACTCCAAGATATACTTTCGGCATGGAATAGAGGGTTTGAGGGTTATTTTGTCAAAATGGAATTTTCCTATGAACAATTCATCAAGCGTATGGCCCAGGAGGAATTGTTAGCGGAGCACTCCATCCTGTTATATGATGGGGGAATACCCGTTGGGATTGTTCTTAACGGGATTCGTGAGGTACATGGAGAGAAGCAAGCCTGGAATGGTGGAACCGGAATCGCTCCTGAATACAGAGGGAGGGGTCTTGGACGCTTAGCTATCGCTGAATGCCTGCGTATTTATGAACAGGAGGGGGTAAAAAAGGCAACGCTGGAGGCCATCCAAGATAATCACTCGGCTATTCATCTCTATGAAAAAATGGGATATAAACTCGTTGGCCGACTCATGAATTATGTCTGCAAGAATCCAATCCTATTAAAGGACACTTCTTCTTCCTATCGTGCAGAATTCCGCGCTCCAGCGGAAATAGCCAGACTCTCATTCTATGATGAACATATACCGTGGCAGACACTGCGCAGAAGTATTCCAAATGGAGAAGGACTTGTTATGATAGATGAGAGTGGAAAAGAATGCGCTTATGCTATCTTTCAGAGGGAATGGCAGGAGGATGGCCGTTTGCCTGCAGTTTATCTATATCAGTTAAGAATAGATGCGGAGGCAAAACCTGAAGCGGCTAAGATTCTTCTTGAATCCGTTATGCAATTGAAAGCATCCAGCTTGTATGTCGTTAACCTGCCATTAGAAAATGATGTGATGGTTGAAGCGTTAAAGGAAATAGGCTTTGAAGAGACGATTGGTCAAGTATGGATGGAACGGATTGTAGTTGATTGA
- a CDS encoding VOC family protein: protein MEFHHLGLEVNSLEESLEFYIHLCRFQLEEELTLAGERIIFLTKGELRLELTENKETSSWHICFEVKEFPALLPGAADYQKYENGWESAFFHSQDGHLIELLKRN, encoded by the coding sequence ATGGAGTTTCATCATCTCGGTCTTGAGGTGAATTCTTTAGAGGAATCACTAGAATTCTATATACATCTATGCCGATTTCAACTAGAAGAGGAACTGACGTTAGCCGGGGAGCGGATCATCTTTCTAACGAAGGGGGAGCTGCGGTTGGAACTTACCGAGAATAAAGAGACATCTAGCTGGCATATTTGCTTTGAGGTCAAAGAGTTCCCGGCGCTTTTGCCGGGTGCTGCTGATTATCAAAAATATGAAAATGGCTGGGAATCAGCTTTTTTTCATAGTCAAGATGGTCATTTGATTGAGCTCCTAAAAAGGAATTGA
- a CDS encoding FAD-dependent oxidoreductase — MHDIIVIGGGPAGASAAILAAKAGKKTVVLDNDKGVTKRAWFENFYGIEEISGPDLIAIGKKQAVKFGAGFFDETVMKIESGEDGVTIFTEGNSFTAKEVIIATGMLATIAEASGIKTKPGTEPRVKTIIDVDAEGKTNMPHVWAAGTVAGESMHGIITAGHGAKVAINVISELNGERYVDHDVLKG, encoded by the coding sequence ATGCACGATATCATTGTGATTGGCGGAGGCCCAGCAGGTGCGAGCGCCGCTATTCTGGCAGCGAAAGCAGGGAAGAAAACGGTTGTACTTGATAATGACAAAGGAGTAACAAAACGTGCCTGGTTCGAGAATTTCTATGGAATAGAGGAAATAAGCGGCCCGGATTTAATTGCTATCGGCAAGAAGCAGGCTGTGAAATTTGGAGCAGGCTTCTTTGATGAAACGGTTATGAAGATTGAGTCTGGAGAAGACGGCGTGACCATTTTCACGGAAGGCAATTCATTCACAGCGAAAGAGGTCATCATCGCGACTGGGATGCTCGCAACGATCGCAGAGGCTTCCGGTATTAAGACAAAGCCTGGCACAGAGCCGCGCGTGAAGACCATTATTGATGTGGATGCTGAAGGGAAAACGAATATGCCGCATGTATGGGCTGCCGGAACAGTTGCAGGAGAGAGCATGCATGGCATCATTACAGCGGGGCATGGGGCAAAGGTTGCCATCAATGTCATTAGTGAATTGAATGGTGAACGTTATGTAGACCATGATGTGTTAAAAGGATAA
- a CDS encoding DUF6044 family protein, with translation MKTVVERWSQEKRYLFIAIVLLGMYLAPMFIMGENSHIRLHDNLDSNIAWYKVLKDNQQLFGPIDDTIAQIINGLPRNAFGTEFSGIEWLHYFLPSMTAYAISQAIVRVFAFAGMYLLLKKHFMQGEVFGAIRVFTALAFSLTPFWPSGMLSTLGHPLALYAFLNIRSRDSSYKDWLILGLLPFYSSFVLGFFFFLFAMGILWLYDGIFRKDWNGRFLGGILFMTSMYLLIEYRLVYSLVFPGEPNSREEYFSAYLSFRESVRLIFKNYVVGHTHVLTLHQYVILPLSFLALGIILWKKLWKRERRFVFLFVLNFVLSAWYAFWFYEGWDLLKERISLLNDFNFARFHFLRPLVLYLLFALSLRVLWTNGMKWRQLAKIAMIAQLFILFLGNPEVYYGKRNTPSFKEFYAQEQFEEIKAFIGKPQDSYRVASIGLHPAISQYNGFYTLDTYNNYYPLSYKHQFRKIIEAELDKNKRLENYFDNWGGRCYIFVDELGKKYDYGKNSKKQIRKLELHTEVFKEMGGEYFFSSVPILNASDNQLKLLKVFDHKDSAWRIYLYQAV, from the coding sequence GTGAAGACCGTGGTTGAACGGTGGTCTCAAGAAAAGAGATATTTGTTCATAGCAATCGTGCTGTTAGGGATGTACCTAGCACCCATGTTTATTATGGGAGAGAATTCACATATCCGCCTGCATGATAATCTTGATTCAAATATAGCCTGGTATAAGGTACTGAAGGATAACCAGCAATTATTTGGGCCGATTGATGATACGATTGCCCAAATCATTAATGGACTGCCCCGTAATGCATTCGGGACGGAGTTCAGCGGAATTGAGTGGCTTCATTATTTCCTGCCCTCGATGACGGCTTATGCAATCAGTCAGGCGATTGTGAGAGTGTTTGCCTTTGCGGGAATGTACCTTCTCCTGAAGAAGCATTTCATGCAAGGGGAGGTGTTTGGGGCTATTCGTGTGTTTACGGCCCTCGCTTTCAGCTTGACCCCGTTTTGGCCGTCCGGCATGCTGTCGACACTTGGTCATCCGCTGGCCCTCTATGCCTTCTTGAATATTCGCAGCCGGGACAGCTCTTATAAGGATTGGCTGATCCTAGGCCTTCTTCCGTTTTATTCGAGCTTCGTGCTTGGTTTTTTCTTCTTTCTTTTTGCGATGGGGATTCTTTGGCTTTATGACGGAATCTTTCGAAAGGATTGGAATGGGCGGTTTTTGGGCGGAATCCTTTTTATGACGAGCATGTATTTATTGATAGAATACCGCCTCGTCTATTCACTTGTCTTTCCTGGAGAGCCGAATAGCCGGGAGGAATATTTTAGTGCCTATTTGAGCTTTAGGGAGTCAGTAAGGCTTATTTTCAAAAATTATGTAGTCGGCCATACACATGTACTCACTCTGCATCAATACGTCATTCTTCCGCTGTCCTTTTTAGCCCTTGGAATCATTCTTTGGAAGAAGCTATGGAAAAGGGAAAGACGATTTGTGTTCCTGTTTGTGCTCAATTTTGTCCTGTCCGCTTGGTATGCTTTTTGGTTTTATGAAGGCTGGGATTTGCTTAAAGAGCGGATATCCTTATTGAATGATTTCAATTTCGCTCGGTTTCATTTCCTGAGACCGCTAGTGCTTTATTTACTTTTTGCCCTCTCCTTGCGGGTGTTATGGACAAACGGAATGAAATGGAGGCAATTGGCCAAAATAGCGATGATAGCCCAATTGTTCATCCTGTTTCTTGGTAATCCTGAGGTGTATTATGGAAAAAGGAATACCCCTTCGTTTAAGGAGTTTTATGCACAGGAGCAGTTTGAGGAGATTAAGGCGTTCATCGGAAAACCTCAAGATTCTTATCGGGTAGCGAGTATCGGGCTCCATCCCGCTATCTCGCAGTATAATGGATTCTATACCCTTGATACATATAACAATTATTATCCGCTTTCTTATAAACATCAATTTCGAAAGATTATCGAAGCGGAGCTTGATAAGAATAAAAGGCTTGAAAATTATTTCGATAATTGGGGCGGCCGATGCTACATCTTTGTGGATGAACTTGGGAAGAAATATGACTATGGCAAGAATTCGAAAAAGCAGATTCGAAAGCTTGAACTTCATACAGAGGTATTCAAGGAAATGGGTGGAGAATATTTCTTCTCAAGCGTGCCTATCTTGAATGCCTCTGATAATCAGCTTAAGCTGCTGAAGGTATTTGACCATAAGGATTCTGCCTGGAGGATTTATTTATACCAAGCCGTCTAA
- a CDS encoding NAD-dependent deacylase, translating to MSNLAALLKESNYTVVFTGAGMSTDSGLPDFRSNDKGLWKKKDPSRIASTDALNQNVKEFFEFYRERVVGVKEHGPHEGHRILAKWENEGLVKSIITQNVDGFHQEAGSKRVAELHGTLQKVHCQSCGAEYGSDMYLEKNYACKACGGKLRPSVILFGEMLPEAPFLMAEEESERADLFIVIGSSLTVTPANQFPLIAKQHGAKLVIVNMEPTGFDLYADLAIHRQKAGEFLKKVDQELQRL from the coding sequence TTGTCCAACTTAGCAGCTTTACTGAAGGAATCTAACTATACGGTTGTGTTTACAGGAGCAGGCATGAGCACTGATTCTGGCTTGCCTGACTTCCGGTCTAATGATAAGGGATTATGGAAAAAGAAAGACCCGAGCCGAATTGCGAGCACAGACGCACTCAATCAGAATGTGAAGGAATTCTTTGAGTTCTACCGGGAACGGGTCGTAGGAGTGAAAGAACATGGACCTCATGAAGGTCATCGCATTCTCGCAAAGTGGGAGAATGAAGGGCTCGTCAAAAGCATCATTACCCAAAATGTCGATGGGTTCCATCAGGAGGCTGGTAGCAAGCGCGTTGCAGAGCTGCATGGCACCTTGCAAAAAGTCCACTGCCAGTCATGTGGGGCAGAGTATGGGAGTGATATGTATTTAGAGAAGAATTATGCTTGTAAGGCATGCGGCGGAAAACTGCGTCCATCTGTCATCTTATTTGGCGAAATGCTGCCTGAGGCGCCGTTCTTGATGGCAGAGGAGGAAAGTGAACGAGCAGATTTGTTTATCGTCATCGGTTCATCTCTTACTGTCACCCCGGCCAATCAATTCCCGCTCATTGCCAAGCAGCATGGCGCAAAGCTGGTCATTGTCAATATGGAGCCGACTGGCTTTGACCTCTATGCAGACTTAGCCATCCACAGGCAGAAGGCCGGCGAATTCCTTAAAAAGGTAGATCAGGAACTTCAACGATTATAA